The following are encoded in a window of Gossypium raimondii isolate GPD5lz chromosome 13, ASM2569854v1, whole genome shotgun sequence genomic DNA:
- the LOC105783014 gene encoding protein BCCIP homolog isoform X1, translating to MPRKPARHHRLLPVQPLTFSPFARSVARVATAYLVKHHMHDAMQQSAGLFFSLFGDEFKEKLKNVDRQSVSSEDEEFDGVVQADFAFFDPKPDDFHGVKTLLQSYLNNKQWDLSGFVDLILGQTTVGTVVKLEDDEDNGVFSIITALNLGRYKDHKCISELKEFLLNICHEKDKIGNLRSLLGDEAQKVGLLVSQCVVNLPPELLPPLYDALFDEISWATEDEPTEELRNSFRFKFYVVVSKFYKHKNANQKRSSSTDKDEAFVYIKPEDEILHKLSMWSFLFPLQTQQVATHELKNYQLTGIVMAVKAEDISSFRQQLHALINES from the exons ATGCCGCGGAAACCAGCTAGGCATCATAGATTGTTACCAGTTCAGCCTTTAACTTTCTCACCATTTGCTCGTTCTGTTGCTCGAGTTGCTACTGCTTACCTGGTTAAGCATCACATGCACGATGCCATGCAGCAATCTGCtggtttgtttttttctttatttg GTGATGAATTTAAGGAGAAGTTAAAAAACGTAGACAGACAATCCGTGTCATCTGAGGATGAAGAATTTGAT GGAGTTGTCCAAGCAGATTTTGCATTCTTTGACCCAAAACCAGATGATTTTCATGGTGTGAAAACATTGCTGCAATCCTACCTTAATAACAAGCAATGGGATTTGAGCGGTTTTGTAGACTTGATATTGGGACAAACCACCGTTGGAACTGTTGTTAAATTAGAGGATGATGAAGACAATGGAGTTTTTTCTATAATTACTGCCCTTAACTTGGGGAGATACAAG GATCACAAATGTATTTCAGAGCTCAAGGAGTTCCTTCTTAACATATGCCATGAGAAAGATAAAATAGGAAACTTGAGATCACTTTTGGGAGATGAAGCACAGAAAGTGGGTCTCCTGGTTTCCCAATGTGTCGTGAACCTTCCTCCTGAACTCTTGCCGCCTCTTTATGATGCACTCTTTGATGAAATTTCATGGGCTACCGAAGATGAG CCCACAGAGGAGTTGCGTAATTCCTTCCGGTTCAAATTTTACGTAGTAGTAAGCAAATTTTACAAG CACAAGAATGCAAATCAGAAAAGGTCTTCAAGCACTGACAAAGATGAGGCTTTCGTATATATTAAGCCTGAAGATGAGATTTTGCATAAG CTGAGCATGTGGTCCTTCCTTTTTCCATTGCAAACTCAACAGGTTGCAACTCATGAG CTAAAAAATTACCAGCTAACAGGGATTGTTATGGCTGTCAAAGCAGAAGACATTTCCTCATTCCGACAACAATTGCATGCATTGATAAATGAATCTTGA
- the LOC105783014 gene encoding protein BCCIP homolog isoform X2, translating into MPRKPARHHRLLPVQPLTFSPFARSVARVATAYLVKHHMHDAMQQSAGDEFKEKLKNVDRQSVSSEDEEFDGVVQADFAFFDPKPDDFHGVKTLLQSYLNNKQWDLSGFVDLILGQTTVGTVVKLEDDEDNGVFSIITALNLGRYKDHKCISELKEFLLNICHEKDKIGNLRSLLGDEAQKVGLLVSQCVVNLPPELLPPLYDALFDEISWATEDEPTEELRNSFRFKFYVVVSKFYKHKNANQKRSSSTDKDEAFVYIKPEDEILHKLSMWSFLFPLQTQQVATHELKNYQLTGIVMAVKAEDISSFRQQLHALINES; encoded by the exons ATGCCGCGGAAACCAGCTAGGCATCATAGATTGTTACCAGTTCAGCCTTTAACTTTCTCACCATTTGCTCGTTCTGTTGCTCGAGTTGCTACTGCTTACCTGGTTAAGCATCACATGCACGATGCCATGCAGCAATCTGCtg GTGATGAATTTAAGGAGAAGTTAAAAAACGTAGACAGACAATCCGTGTCATCTGAGGATGAAGAATTTGAT GGAGTTGTCCAAGCAGATTTTGCATTCTTTGACCCAAAACCAGATGATTTTCATGGTGTGAAAACATTGCTGCAATCCTACCTTAATAACAAGCAATGGGATTTGAGCGGTTTTGTAGACTTGATATTGGGACAAACCACCGTTGGAACTGTTGTTAAATTAGAGGATGATGAAGACAATGGAGTTTTTTCTATAATTACTGCCCTTAACTTGGGGAGATACAAG GATCACAAATGTATTTCAGAGCTCAAGGAGTTCCTTCTTAACATATGCCATGAGAAAGATAAAATAGGAAACTTGAGATCACTTTTGGGAGATGAAGCACAGAAAGTGGGTCTCCTGGTTTCCCAATGTGTCGTGAACCTTCCTCCTGAACTCTTGCCGCCTCTTTATGATGCACTCTTTGATGAAATTTCATGGGCTACCGAAGATGAG CCCACAGAGGAGTTGCGTAATTCCTTCCGGTTCAAATTTTACGTAGTAGTAAGCAAATTTTACAAG CACAAGAATGCAAATCAGAAAAGGTCTTCAAGCACTGACAAAGATGAGGCTTTCGTATATATTAAGCCTGAAGATGAGATTTTGCATAAG CTGAGCATGTGGTCCTTCCTTTTTCCATTGCAAACTCAACAGGTTGCAACTCATGAG CTAAAAAATTACCAGCTAACAGGGATTGTTATGGCTGTCAAAGCAGAAGACATTTCCTCATTCCGACAACAATTGCATGCATTGATAAATGAATCTTGA